In a single window of the Drosophila gunungcola strain Sukarami unplaced genomic scaffold, Dgunungcola_SK_2 000064F, whole genome shotgun sequence genome:
- the LOC128264299 gene encoding uncharacterized protein LOC128264299 has protein sequence MVKTNISLKLRRLVRSSWTVIFNDHFCWTFIKSYGLFLLAIPLAKIFDGFQLMPTKRICA, from the coding sequence ATGGTGAAGACAAATATATCGCTTAAGCTGCGGCGTTTGGTGCGATCTTCCTGGACGGTCATTTTTAACGACCATTTCTGTTGGACCTTTATCAAAAGCTATGGACTTTTCCTTTTGGCCATACCGCTGGCCAAGATCTTTGATGGTTTCCAATTAATGCCCACCAAACGGATTTGTGCCTAA